The following proteins are co-located in the Cryptococcus neoformans var. grubii H99 chromosome 1, complete sequence genome:
- a CDS encoding pre-mRNA-processing-splicing factor 8 yields MSTVPPGFGAPPPGFTPQPNGNGDGMEGDFFGQLSQEEIDKKARKWRQSQRRRFNPKRRQGGGGGVDFGKADLPPEHIRKIIKDHGDMSNRKFRNDKRVHLGALKYVPHAVMKLLENIPMPWEQVREVPVLYHISGAITFVNEVPRVIEPVYHAQWASMWLAMRREKRDRRHFKRMRFPPFDDEEPPMDYGDNVLDVEPLEAIQLELDEEDDAAILEWFYDPKPLVDTPQVNGSSYKYFQLALPQMANLYRIGRQLLSDYSDNNAFYLFDKKSFFTAKALNIALPGGPKFEPLYRDMDAFDEDWNEFNDINKIIIRNVIRSEYKVAFPHLYNSLPRSVHIGVYHEPKNVYIKTDDPDLPAFYFDPLINPISQRVVQEAHTPLVSHEDQVFGFGNDEDVDFELPEEVEPFLGERDLENDNTADAIALYWAPYPYNLRSGKMKRAQDVPLIKNLYLEHCPDGQPVKVRVSYQKLLKVYVLNALHNKPPKAMVKRNLFRSLKNTKFFQSTTLDWVEAGLQVCRQGYNMLNLLIHRKNLNYLHLDYNLNLKPIKTLTTKERKKSRFGNAFHLCREILRLTKLIVDAHVQFRLGNVDAFQLADGLQYMFAHVGQLTGMYRYKYKLMKQIRMCKDLKHVIYSRFNTGPVGKGPGVGFWAPGWRVWLFFMRGIVPLLERWLGNLLARQFEGRNSKGVAKTVTKQRVESHFDLELRAAVMHDILDMMPEGVKQNKAKTILQHLSEAWRCWKANIPWKVPGMPAAIENIILRYVKSKADWWTSVAHYNRERIRRGATVDKAVVRKNLGRLTRLYLKAEQERQNGYLKDGPYITSEEGTAILISTAHWFESRKFAPIPFPPLSYKHDTKLLVLALEKLKEAYSVHGRLNQSQREELALVEQAYDNPHECLSRIKRLLLTQRAFKEAGIEFFDTYDKLIPCYDVEPLEKLSDAYLDQFLWYEADKRRLFPSWIKPSDSEPPPLLVYKWCQGINNLTDIWDTSEGESAVMMETVLARVYEKVDLTLLSRLLRLIMDHNLADYITSKNNTTLTFKDMSHINTYGMIRGLQFSSFVFQYYGLVLDLLILGLERASEIAGLPEAPNGFLQFKNREIETKHPIRFYSRYVDRIHILFRFTAEESRDLIQRYLSVQPDPNNENVIGYNNKRCWPRDCRMRLIKHDVNLGRAVFWNVKNSLPRSLTTIEWEDTFVSVYSKDNPQLLFSMCGFEVRILPRVRTQHGEAYSLKDGVWNLTQESTKERTAQAFLRVSDQGIQDFNNRIRQILMSSGSATFAKIINKWNTCLIGLMTYYREAVVHTNELLDSLVKAENKVQTRVKIGLNSKMPSRFPPCVFYSPKELGGLGMLSMGFVLIPQSDLRWSKQTDSGGITHFRSGMTHEEDQLIPNLYRYLQPWEAEFLDSARVWSEYALKRKEATASNRRLTLEDLEDSWDRGIPRINTLFQKDRHTLAYDKGWRVRQYFSQFFRLRNQPFIWTNQRHDGKLWQLNNYRVDVISALGGVEGILEHSLFKGTAFPTWEGLFWEKACLQNGTRLLRADGSEVLVEDVQEGDQLLGPDGTSRTASKIVRGEERLYRIKTHEGLEDLVCTHNHILSMYKERFGREGAHSPSAGTSLTESHERVDVTVDDFVRLPQQEQQKYKLFRSTDFVRREQPSASKLATLLHINSIELEEEPTKWSGFVVDKDSLYLRYDYLVLHNSGFEESMKNKRLTNAQRSGLSQIPNRRFTMWWSPTINRANVYVGFQVQLDLTGVFMHGKIPTLKISLIQIFRAHLWQKIHESVVMDLCQVFDQEMEALQIETVQKETIHPRKSYKMNSSASDILLFSSYKWQISRPSLLTDNRDTMDGTTSNKFWLDIQLRWGDFDSHDIERYARAKYLDYSSDSQSIYPSPTGNLIAIDLAYNLYSAYGCYFPGLKPLLQQAMAKIMKANPALYVLRERIRKGLQLYSSEPTEPYLNSSNYSELFSNQIIWFVDDTNVYRVTVHKTFEGNLTTKPINGAIFIFNPRTGQLFLKIIHTSVWAGQKRLGQLAKWKTAEEVAALVRSLPVEEQPKQVIVTRKGMLDPLEVHLLDFPNIVIKGSELQLPFQATLKMEKFGDLILRATQPQMVLFNLYDDWLKSISSYTAFSRLILILRALHVNNEKSKIILRPDKNTITESYHIWPSLSDDEWMKVEVALKDLILADFGKRNSVNVASLTASEIRDIILGMEIAAPSVQRQQMAEIEKNTEAAAQVTALQTKTTNIHGDEIVVTTTTQYEQQTFASKSDWRVRAISATNLPLRVNHIFVGNDDVKDDAGSYTYVIPKNVLRSFIVNADLRTQVVAYLYGTSPPDNKQVKEIKAVAWIPQRGTNNGVDLPVTLPKHDFLLKDLEPLGWIKTQSQELNHLSPQDVTTQAKIMAAHPEWGPQSICVTCSFTPGSVSLNAWDLTVAGFEWGRKNEDVTGQNPGFNPSMANRVQLLLSDRILGMTLVPEGGVWNYGVGLTQAWSEKIPYTMTLDKPEAFWAPCHRPNAFLNFASMEGDDAADVENSLE; encoded by the exons ATGTCCACCGTCCCGCCAGGATTCGGTGCGCCGCCCCCGGGATTCACCCCTCAGCCGAATGGAAACGGAGACGGCATGGAGGGAGACTTCTTTGGACAATTAAGCCAGGAGGAGATCGATAAGAAGGCCAGAAAATGGAGGCAGAgtcagaggagaagatttAACCCTAAGAGAAGAcagggtggtggtggtggtgtaGATTTTGGCAAGGCT GATCTGCCGCCAGAGCATATCAGAAAAATCATCAAGGATCACGGGGACATGTCAAATAGGAAGTTTAGAAATGACAAGCGAGTGCATTTGGGTGCCTTGAAGTACGTGCCGCATGCGGTCATGAAGCTTTTGGAGAACATCCCAATGCCCTGGGAG CAAGTACGAGAAGTTCCAGTGCTTTACCACATTTCCGGTGCCATCACCTTCGTCAACGAAGTTCCCCGAGTCATTGAACCTGTGTACCACGCTCAGTGGGCTTCTATGTGGCTCGCGATGCGTCGAGAAAAGCGAGATCGACGACACTTTAAGCGAATGCGATTCCCTCCatttgatgatgaagagccGCCGATGGATTACGGAGATAATGTGTTGGATGTGGAGCCATTAGAAGCCATTCAGTTGGAATtagatgaggaagacgatgcGGCTATCTTGGAATGGTTCTACGACCCCAAGCCCCTCGTTGACACCCCTCAAGTCAATGGGTCCAGCTACAAATATTTCCAActcgctcttcctcagaTGGCCAACTTGTACCGAATCGGTAGGCAATTGTTGAGCGACTACTCGGACAACAACGCATTCTACTTGTTTGATAAGAAGAGTTTCTTCACTGCCAAAGCGCTCAACATTGCTTTGCCTGGTGGTCCCAAATTTGAGCCGTTGTACCGAGACATGGACGCCTTCGACGAGGACTGGAACGAATTCAATGATATCAACAAGATTATCATCCGAAACGTCATCCGATCCGAGTACAAGGTTGCTTTCCCTCATCTCTAcaactctcttcctcgatCCGTCCATATTGGTGTTTATCACGAGCCCAAGAACGTTTACATCAAGACTGACGACCCCGACCTCCCTGCATTCTACTTTGACCCTCTTATCAACCCCATCTCTCAGCGAGTCGTGCAGGAAGCTCACACTCCTCTTGTTTCCCATGAGGATCAAGTCTTCGGATTTGGTAacgatgaagatgtcgaCTTCGAGCTGCCCGAGGAGGTAGAGCCATTCttgggagagagggattTGGAGAATGACAATACGGCGGACGCTATCGCGTTGTATTGGGCACCATACCCTTACAACTTGCGAAGTGGCAAAATGAAGCGAGCTCAGGATGTGCCCTTAATCAAGAACCTTTATCTTGAACATTGCCCTGACGGTCAGCCCGTCAAGGTTAGAGTTTCTTACCAGAAACTTCTTAAGGTGTACGTGTTGAACGCTCTCCACAATAAACCCCCCAAGGCGATGGTCAAGCGAAACCTTTTCCGAAGTTTGAAGAACACCAAGTTTTTCCAATCCACCACTCTTGACTGGGTGGAGGCCGGTCTTCAAGTTTGTCGCCAGGGTTACAACATGCTCAATCTTCTTATTCACCGAAAGAATCTTAACTACCTCCATCTTGATTACAATCTTAACCTCAAGCCAATTAAAACTCTTACAACCAAGGAGCGAAAGAAGTCTCGATTCGGTAACGCTTTCCACCTTTGTCGAGAAATCCTTCGTCTCACCAAGCTCATTGTTGACGCCCACGTTCAATTCCGACTTGGTAATGTCGACGCTTTCCAGCTTGCTGATGGTCTTCAGTACATGTTCGCACACGTCGGTCAATTGACCGGTATGTACCGATACAAATACAAGCTTATGAAGCAAATCCGCATGTGCAAGGATCTCAAGCATGTCATCTATTCGAGATTCAATACTGGCCCTGTTGGTAAGGGTCCTGGTGTCGGTTTCTGGGCGCCTGGATGGAGAGTCTGGTTGTTCTTCATGAGGGGTATTGTCCCTTTGCTTGAAAGATGGTTGGGTAACTTGTTGGCTAGGCAGTTCGAGGGTAGGAACAGTAAGGGTGTAGCCAAGACTGTTACCAAGCAAAGGGTGGAGTCTCATTTCGACTTGGAACTTCGTGCCGCCGTCATGCACGATATCTTGGA TATGATGCCTGAAGGTGTCAAGCAAAACAAGGCCAAAACCATTCTCCAACATCTTTCCGAAGCTTGGCGATGCTGGAAGGCCAATATTCCTTGGAAGGTCCCTGGTATGCCCGCTGCCATTGAAAACATCATTCTACGATACGTCAAATCTAAGGCCGACTGGTGGACTTCCGTTGCCCACTACAATCGAGAGCGTATCAGGCGAGGCGCTACTGTCGACAAGGCTGTCGTTCGTAAGAACCTCGGTCGATTGACTAGATTGTACCTCAAAGCTGAGCAGGAGAGGCAGAACGGTTATCTAAAGGACGGTCCTTACATCACTTCCGAAGAGGGTACTGCTATCCTTATCTCTACCGCGCACTGGTTTGAATCTCGAAAGTTTGCTCCTatccctttccctcctctttcttACAAGCACGACACCAAGCTTCTCGTTCTTGCGCTTGAAAAGCTCAAGGAGGCCTACAGCGTCCACGGTCGACTTAATCAGTCTCAACGAGAAGAGTTGGCGCTGGTTGAGCAGGCATACGATAACCCGCACGAGTGTTTGTCACGTATCAAGAGGTTATTACTGACTCAACGTGCGTTCAAGGAAGCTGGTATTGAGTTCTTTGACACTTATGACAAGTTGATCCCTTGTTATGACGTTGAGCCTCTCGAAAAACTCAGTGACGCGTACCTTGACCAATTCTTGTGGTACGAGGCCGATAAGAGAAGACTTTTCCCTAGTTGGATCAAGCCCTCCGATTCTGAGCCGCCTCCCCTTCTCGTTTATAAATGGTGTCAGGGTATTAACAACTTGACCGATATCTGGGACACTTCTGAAGGTGAATCGGCTGTGATGATGGAGACAGTGTTAGCAAGAGTGTATGAGAAGGTCGACTTGACTCTTCTCAGTCGATTGTTGCGTCTTATCATGGACCACAATCTGGCTGATTACATCACTTCAAAGAACAACAC TACACTTACCTTCAAGGACATGTCTCACATCAACACTTACGGTATGATTCGAGGTCTTCAGTTCTCCTCATTCGTCTTCCAATACTATGGTCTcgtccttgatcttctcatccttggtCTTGAGCGAGCCAGTGAAATCGCCGGTCTTCCTGAAGCACCCAACGGTTTCCTTCAGTTTAAGAACCGAGAGATCGAGACCAAGCACCCCATCCGTTTCTACTCTCGATACGTCGACCGTATCCATATCCTGTTCCGATTCACGGCAGAGGAGTCTCGAGATCTTATCCAGCGATATCTCAGTGTTCAGCCTGATCCTAACAACGAAAACGTCATCGGTTATAACAACAAGCGATGCTGGCCCCGTGATTGTCGAATGAGGCTTATCAAGCATGATGTAAATCTTGGTCGCGCAGTCTTCTGGAACGTCAAGAACTCTCTGCCTAGGTCTCTCACTACCATTGAGTGGGAAGACACATTCGTTTCTGTCTACTCCAAGGATAACCCTCAGCTCTTGTTCTCCATGTGCGGTTTCGAAGTCCGAATTCTTCCTCGAGTGCGTACACAGCACGGCGAGGCTTATTCTTTGAAAGATGGTGTTTGGAACCTTACTCAAGAGTCTACCAAAGAGCGAACAGCTCAGGCGTTCTTGCGTGTCTCCGACCAGGGTATCCAAGATTTCAACAACCGTATTCGCCAGATTCTCATGAGCTCTGGTAGTGCCACTTTTGCGAAGATCATTAACAAGTGGAACACATGTCTTATCGGTTTGATGACTTATTACCGAGAGGCCGTCGTGCACACCAACGAATTGCTTGATTCTCTTGTCAAGGCCGAAAACAAGGTCCAGACTCGTGTCAAGATTGGTCTTAACTCCAAGATGCCTTCTCGTTTCCCTCCCTGTGTCTTTTACTCCCCTAAGGAACTTGGTGGTCTCGGTATGCTTTCCATGGGCTTCGTACTAATTCCTCAGTCTGATTTGAGGTGGTCCAAGCAGACTGACAGTGGTGGAATTACTCACTTCCGCTCTGGTATGACCCACGAGGAAGACCAGTTGATCCCTAACTTGTACCGATACTTGCAACCTTGGGAAGCGGAGTTCTTGGACTCTGCCAGAGTGTGGTCTGAGTAcgctttgaagaggaaggaagctACC GCTTCTAACCGTCGACTCACCCTTGAAGATCTCGAGGACAGTTGGGACCGAGGTATTCCTAGGATCAACACCCTTTTCCAGAAGGACAGGCACACTCTTGCTTACGACAAGGGATGGCGAGTTCGTCAGTACTTCAGTCAATTCTTCCGACT CCGTAACCAACCATTCATCTGGACTAACCAACGACATGATGGTAAACTCTGGCAACTTAACAACTACCGAGTTGATGTCATCTCTGCTCTCGGTGGTGTCGAGGGTATCTTGGAGCACTCCTTGTTCAAGGGAACTGCCTTCCCAACCTGGGAGGGTCTGTTCTGGGAGAAAGCCTGTCTGCAGAATGGTACTCGTCTTCTCCGTGCCGATGGCTCTGAGGTCCTTGTGGAAGATGTTCAGGAGGGCGATCAACTTCTTGGTCCCGATGGAACGAGCAGGACGGCGAGCAAGATTGTTCGCGGCGAAGAGCGTCTCTATCGTATTAAAACCCATGAGGGACTCGAAGATCTGGTCTGTACCCATAACCACATCCTTTCTATGTATAAAGAAAGGTTTGGTCGGGAGGGAGCTCATTCTCCCAGTGCCGGCACCAGCCTCACAGAGAGCCATGAGAGAGTCGATGTGACTGTCGATGACTTTGtccgtcttcctcaacaagAGCAACAGAAGTATAAGCTTTTCCGTTCGACTGATTTTGTGCGACGCGAACAACCCTCCGCTTCTAAATTAGCCACCTTGTTACACATCAATTCTATCgagcttgaggaggagCCTACGAAGTGGTCCGGTTTTGTGGTTGACAAAGACAGTCTTTATCTTCGTTATGACTATTTGGTACTGCACAACTCAGGATTTGAGGAATC CATGAAAAACAAGCGTTTGACCAACGCTCAACGTTCCGGTCTTTCTCAGATCCCTAATCGTCGATTCACAATGTGGTGGTCTCCCACCATCAACAGAGCCAATGTCTACGTTGGTTTCCAAGTCCAGCTCGATTTGACTGGTGTTTTCATGCACGGTAAGATCCCCACTTTGAAGATCTCTTTGATTCAAATCTTCCGAGCACACTTGTGGCAAA AAATCCACGAGTCTGTTGTTATGGATTTGTGTCAAGTCTTCGATCAAGAG ATGGAAGCGCTCCAAATCGAAACTGTTCAGAAAGAGACTATCCACCCTCGAAAGTCGTACAAGATGAACTCTTCGGCTTCCGacattctccttttctcgtcTTACAAGTGGCAGATCTCTCgaccttctcttcttacTGATAATCGGGACACTATGGACGGCACTACCTCCAACAAGTTCTGGCTCGACATCCAGCTCCGATGGGGTGACTTTGATTCTCATGACATTGAGCGTTACGCTCGTGCGAAGTACCTCGACTATTCTTCGGACAGTCAGTCTATCTACCCATCGCCCACTGGTAATCTTATCGCGATCGACTTGGCATACAACCTCTACTCTGCGTACGGCTGTTACTTCCCCGGTCTCAAGCCGCTCCTCCAGCAAGCGATGGCGAAGATTATGAAGGCCAACCCCGCTCTGTATGTTTTACGTGAACGTATCAGGAAGGGTCTTCAACTATACTCATCTGAGCCTACTGAGCCGTATCTTAACTCTTCCAACTACTCCGAGTTGTTCTCAAACCAGATTATCTGGTTCGTAGACGACACTAATGTCTACCGAGTCACAGTTCACAAGACCTTTGAAGGTAACTTGACTACTAAGCCCATCAACGGTGctatcttcatcttcaatccTCGTACTGGTCAGCTCTTCTTGAAGATCATTCACACCTCGGTTTGGGCTGGTCAGAAGCGTCTAGGTCAATTGGCCAAATGGAAGACGGCCGAAGAAGTCGCTGCTTTGGTTCGATCATTGCCCGTGGAAGAACAACCTAAACAAGTCATTGTTACCCGAAAGGGTATGCTTGACCCCTTGGAAGTCCATTTGCTTGATTTCCCCAACATCGTTATCAAGGGTTCCGAACTCCAGTTACCATTCCAAGCCACTCTCAAGATGGAGAAATTTGGTGACTTAATCCTG CGTGCAACTCAACCTCAAATGGTTTTGTTCAATCTTTATGACGATTGGCTCAAGTCTATCTCAAGTTACACTGCCTTCTCTCGCCTTATTCTTATTCTTCGTGCTTTGCACGTCAACAATGAGAAGTCTAAGATTATCTTGAGACCCGATAAGAACACTATCACAGAGTCTTACC ACATTTGGCCATCGCTCAGCGACGACGAgtggatgaaggtggaAGTGGCTCTTAAGGATCTCATTTTGGCCGACTTTGGTAAGAGGAACAGCGTCAACGTAGCCTCCCTCACAGCCAGCGAAATTCGAGACATTATTCTGGGTATGGAAATTGCAGCGCCATCTGTTCAACGACAACAGATGGCTGAGATCGAAAAGAACACCGAGGCTGCCGCTCAGGTTACTGCTCTTCAGACTAAAACTACCAACATCCATGGTGACGAAATTGTGGTCACGACAACCACTCAGTACGAACAGCAAACCTTTGCTAGTAAGTCTGACTGGCGTGTACGAGCTATCAGTGCCACCAACTTGCCACTTCGTGTCAACCACATTTTTGTTGgcaatgatgatgtgaaGGATGATGCTGGCAGCTACACATACGTTATCCCCAAAAACGTCTTGCGAAGCTTCATTGTCAACGCCGATCTCCGTACACAGGTTGTTGCCTACCTTTATGGTACTTCACCCCCTGACAACAAGCAGGTTAAGGAGATCAAGGCCGTCGCTTGGATCCCGCAGAGGGGTACCAACAACGGTGTAGATCTTCCCGTTACCTTACCTAAGCATGacttccttctcaaggATCTTGAGCCCCTTGGTTGGATTAAGACACAGTCACAAGAACTCAACCACCTTTCTCCTCAAGACGTTACCACCCAAGCGAAGATTATGGCTGCTCACCCTGAGTGGGGACCTCAATCCATCTGTGTTACCTGTTCTTTCACCCCTGGTTCCGTCTCTCTCAACGCATGGGACCTCACAGTAGCTGGCTTCGAATGGGGTAGGAAGAACGAGGATGTCACGGGCCAGAACCCAGGGTTCAACCCGTCCATGGCTAACCGAGTtcagttgttgttgtctgACAGGATTTTGGGTATGACTTTGGTTCCTGAGGGTGGGGTTTGGAACTATGGTGTTGGTTTAACCCAGGCCTGGTCAGAAAAGATTCCTTACACAATGACTCTCGACAAGCCTGAGGCGTTCTGGGCCCCTTGCCACCGACCT AACGCTTTCCTCAACTTTGCATCCATGGAGGGTGATGATGCGGCCGACGTTGAGAACAGTTTGGAGTAA